The following coding sequences lie in one Rutidosis leptorrhynchoides isolate AG116_Rl617_1_P2 chromosome 6, CSIRO_AGI_Rlap_v1, whole genome shotgun sequence genomic window:
- the LOC139853272 gene encoding translocation protein SEC62-like, producing MKKAGAEKKRARRSSAAIKNSAGRDPVTDTPPRKQANKKDVFQLFAEKVRDHKDLVSRWAVLQETRVEYFRGKDFVTFLKNHPELKDILESDRHLEVEDIVNVFLSKNLLVRCDRVVKTVRPGKRKLSTWPAHLEIYPDQEFSDNDAFFAWTFVNKRPLWQTLLSLSWPVLTLAICLFPVYPHQAKLLILYSCAGVLLLILCLLLVRALIFGASWILLGKRIWIFPNILAEEATLRELFRFWPKKDEEEKPKLTARFFYAIVAVLAILLLRHHAPDEAARARYQKRVSNIIDEVIEWDPRLALSGMMDSMQSDVNGTETNNNVTDGSNEKGSSTDDLAEQENETGDVTESTDDKDLH from the exons ATGAAGAAAGCCGGAGCCGAGAAGAAACGGGCCCGGCGATCCTCCGCGGCCATTAAAAACTCCGCCGGTCGAGATCCGGTCACTGATACTCCTCCTAGG aaACAAGCGAACAAGAAAGATGTTTTCCAATTATTTGCTGAGAAAGTGAGAGATCATAAAGACTTGGTTTCCAGGTGGGCTGTGTTGCAGGAGACACGTGTCGAGTACTTTAGGGGAAAGGATTTTGTTACATTCTTGAAGAATCATCCAGAGCTAAAAGACATCTTAGAATCAGATAGGCATTTGGAAGTAGAAGATATTGTCAATGTGTTTCTAAGCAAGAATCTTTTAGTTCGATGTGATCGTGTAGTGAAAACAGTACGCCCCGGAAAGAGAAAGTTGTCAACTTGGCCCGCTCATTTAGAGATATATCCT GATCAGGAGTTTTCTGATAACGATGCATTTTTTGCATGGACGTTTGTAAACAAGCGCCCACTATGGCAAACACTTCTGTCGTTATCTTGGCCCGTTTTGACTCTTGCAATCTGCTTATTCCCAGTGTATCCCCACCAGGCAAAGCTTCTTATACTCTATTCATGTGCTGGGGTACTCCTCCTTATACTTTGCCTGCTTTTGG TAAGAGCCCTGATATTCGGTGCATCATGGATTCTACTTGGGAAGCGCATCTGGATTTTCCCAAACATCCTTGCTGAAGAAGCAACACTGCGAGAACTATTCCGTTTCTGGCCGAAAAAAGACGAGGAAGAGAAACCGAAGTTAACAGCAAGGTTCTTTTATGCAATTGTGGCTGTTTTAGCCATCTTATTGTTGAGGCATCATGCCCCTGATGAAGCTGCTAGGGCCAG GTATCAGAAGAGGGTTTCCAACATAATTGATGAAGTTATTGAGTGGGACCCACGGTTGGCATTGTCGGGGATGATGGATAGTATGCAATCAGATGTTAATGGTACTGAAACCAATAACAATGTCACTGATGGCAGCAATGAAAAGGGTTCATCCACTGATGACTTGGCGGAACAGGAGAATGAGACAGGTGATGTTACTGAAAGTACAGATGACAAAGATCTGCACTAG